In the genome of Acidobacteriota bacterium, the window TCCTCCTCGAAGAACCTGATCAGAGGATCGCCAAAAAGCCTGTTCAGCCTGCGAGTCGACCTTTCCATTTCTCGGAAAGGGTCCCATTTTACGAGTGACATAATCGTTCACCTCCTTATCATTACTGCTCAACCTCCGGAGGCTTGAAGCGCCTTTTTTATAAGATTGCCCTTTCCCTCTGTCAAGCCCTTCTATGGTCTGTCTGTCAGAATCCCTTAGTCAGGCAGGAGCCTGACCAGTGAAAGAAGGGTCTCATATCATCCTGGTCAGGGCATGATGAATTCGTGCTCTGGGTGCTTGACGCTTAGCACAGGGCAGGGAGCCTTCCGCACAACCCTCTCCGCCGTGGAGCCGAAGAGCGTGTGGCTCAGAATGTTTCTACCATATGTGGCTACGACGATGAGGTCTATCTCCTTTTCCCTGGCCGCCTTGATGATCTCCACATAGGGAGTCCCCCTGGCGACGATGAGTTCGACTTCGATCGACTTATCCACTTCGCTCTCCACGAACTTCTTCAGGTCCTCCCAGGCTTTCTTTTCCTGCGA includes:
- a CDS encoding universal stress protein, with translation MIDLKKIMATTDFSSYSRHAFTYAETLAKEFRARLYIIHVVEDKLPTFVSEYTAVPLADIIESQEKKAWEDLKKFVESEVDKSIEVELIVARGTPYVEIIKAAREKEIDLIVVATYGRNILSHTLFGSTAERVVRKAPCPVLSVKHPEHEFIMP